GTCACCATGATGCCCCAGGAGTATGGGTGCGCGTACGCACTGGGTCTGTTCGCATTTGATTCGTACATCACGCGTACGGCCAGCGCATCGCGAAGCAAGACGCACTGCGTACCCTGCGGCTTGCCCCTGGCAGCGTAACTCACGAATCAAATGCGAACAGACCCTAGGTGCGGCGGCGGCTCAGGCCTTACTATCTTGGATGAACAGCTTGCAGGGCACTATCCGTTGCCCGTCGCGTCACATGCCAGAGCCGGCATCACCGGCCATCGCGCGTGGTTCAAGGTTCGGAGGAGAGCATGGATTTGACAACGCCTGAAGGCGTGCGCAGTGCGCAGGCCCACGAAATCATGCGCAGCGCGGGCGAAGTGCCCGCTGGTGTGCTGCCTACCCTGATCGAAACGTCGTGGAGTCGCTGCATCAGCCGCGGCCTCGACGCCGACAGTTGCAGCAAGGAAGTGGAGCGTGCGCGCCGCGACGTCCTGCTGACCGAGCGTGAGCGCAACGAATCCCTGCTCAAGCACGCAGCACCGGTCATGAACGGCCTGTACGCGCAGATCGCCCGCTCCGGCAGCATGATCGTGCTGACCAATGCCTCCGGCTTCATCATCCATTCGGTCGGTGACCAGAGCTTTCTGGACCGCGCGTCGAAAGTAGCGCTGTCGCCCGGCGTCGAGTGGTCGGAAGAAAGCAAGGGCACCAACGCCATCGGCACTGCGCTGGTCGAACAGGCGCCGGTATCGGTGCATGGCTCGCAGCACTTCTTTTCCGCCAACCACTTCCTGAGCTGCTCGGCGTCGCCGATCTTCGATCCGTGCAGCCGCATGCTGGGCGTGCTCGACGTGACCGGCGATTCGCGTACGCCGTCTCATCACAGTCTGGCGCTGATCAATCTGGCTGTTCAGACGATCGAAAACCAGCTGTTTGCGCACGCCTTTCCGGAAGGCTTTCTGCTGCAGTGCCATGTCCAGCACGAACTGATCGGCACCGTATTCGAGGCGCTGCTTGCGTTCGACCAGGAAGGCCGCGTGCTGTCAGCCAACCGCAGCGCCTGCCGGCTGATCGGCCGCAGCCATGCCGAACTGATGAACCACAGCTTTTCGTCGATGTTCGACAAATCGCTGAGCGCGCTGTACGACCCGCTGATGCGCGGCACGGACATCATCGAACTGCGCCTGTTCGGTGGCCGAACACTTTTCGGCCGGCCGCGGCCGGGCGTGCTGGCACGCCCGCCGGCTCGTGTGTTCAGCATGGATGTTTCGCGCCCTGACGCATCGGCAGGGACTTCGCCGCGGCCGCCAGCCGACGCCGATCGCGGCCTGGAGCGACTGAGCACCGGTGACGCGCAGATGAACGCCGTCGTCGACAAGGTGAAGCGTGTGCTCGGCCGTGACATTCCGGTGCTGATCCAGGGCGAGACCGGTACCGGCAAGGAACTGCTGGCGCGCGCCATCCACGACGAAGGCCCGCGCCGCGACCACAACTTCGTGGCGGTCAATTGCGCGGCGATTCCGGATGGACTGATCGAATCGGAACTGTTCGGCTACGAAGACGGTGCGTTCACCGGCGCCCGGCGCAAGGGCTACGCCGGACGCATCATGCAGGCCGATGGTGGCACATTGTTCCTGGACGAAATCGGCGACATGCCACTCGCGCTGCAGGCGCGCCTGCTGCGTGTGCTGCAGGAACGCAATGTGGTGCCGCTGGGCAGTGGCCGCGCCACACCGGTCGACCTGTCCATCATCTGCGCCACCCACCGCAAGCTGCGCGATCTGGTCGCCCAGGGCATGTTCCGCGCTGACCTTTACTACCGGCTCAACGGTCTGACCGTCATGTTGCCGCCGCTGCGCGAACGCAGTGACCTGCGCGCGCTGGTGCAGCGCATTCTCGACAGCGAATCGTCGATTCCGCGCGGCCTGAGCATCGACGACGAGGTGCTTGAACTGTTCGAACGCCATCCGTGGCCGGGCAACATGCGCCAACTGGCCAACCTGCTGCGCACGGCAGGGGTCATGGCGGCGGATGATGGCGTGATCGGCCGGCCTCATCTGCCGGACGACTTCATCGACGAGATGGATCATCAGCCTGCAGACAGTGCGCTGGCACCCGAAGGCACGGTCGGCATCGTGGCAGCATGCGATCTGGACAGCCTGACACTGCGCGCAATCCGCGAATCGCTGTCGCGCAACGACGGCAACGTCGCGGCGACGGCACGCGAACTCGGCATCAGCCGCACCACCCTCTACCGCAAGCTCAAGGAAGGTTGATCGGCGGGTCAGGCTGGTAAAGACGGGCAAAAAAAGCCGGCCTTGCGAGCCGGCTGAAGAGCCATGTCCTGCTGAAGAGCTGCCGTGCCTGAAAACACTGAAACAGACACGGCACAGGAACCAATGCAAGCGTCGTGCCTGCATTGGTCCATTCTGCGAATTACTTGTGCAGCTTGAACACCCACATCGAACCACCCTGATTCAGGTAGTTCACCTTCTTGGCGACGTCGCCACCCCACAGCGGCACGGCGCCGCCCCAGCCGGTAGCGACCGCAACGTACTGCTCGCCGTCCTGTTCCCACGTGATCGGGGGAGCGACGATGCCGGTTCCGGTCTGGAAGGACCACACTTCCTTGCCCGTCTTTGCATCGGCCGCCTTCAGGAAGCCTTCCGGGGTACCCCAGAACACCAGGCCGCCCTTGGTGGTCATCGCACCGCCCCACAGCGGCGCGTTGTTGGTGACTTCCCACACGATCTTGCCGGTCTTCGGATCCACGGCGCGCAGTGCGCCGATGTACTTGTCCTCGATGGTCTTGATCGTGAAGCCGGCACCCAGATAGGCCGCACCCTTCTTGTAGGTGATCGGTTCGTTCCAGATTTCCATGCCCCACTCGTTGGCCGGCACGTAGAACAGACCGGTATCCGGGCTATAGGCCATCGGCATCTGGTTCTTGCCGCCGAGGAAGGAAGGTGCCGAGAAAACGGATTCGCCCTTCTTGCCGTCGGCGCCCTTGGCCGGGTCGCCGGGGCGGTTGGCCGGATCGAAGATCGGCCTGCCGTTGGCG
The sequence above is a segment of the Methyloversatilis sp. RAC08 genome. Coding sequences within it:
- a CDS encoding sigma-54-dependent Fis family transcriptional regulator, whose translation is MDLTTPEGVRSAQAHEIMRSAGEVPAGVLPTLIETSWSRCISRGLDADSCSKEVERARRDVLLTERERNESLLKHAAPVMNGLYAQIARSGSMIVLTNASGFIIHSVGDQSFLDRASKVALSPGVEWSEESKGTNAIGTALVEQAPVSVHGSQHFFSANHFLSCSASPIFDPCSRMLGVLDVTGDSRTPSHHSLALINLAVQTIENQLFAHAFPEGFLLQCHVQHELIGTVFEALLAFDQEGRVLSANRSACRLIGRSHAELMNHSFSSMFDKSLSALYDPLMRGTDIIELRLFGGRTLFGRPRPGVLARPPARVFSMDVSRPDASAGTSPRPPADADRGLERLSTGDAQMNAVVDKVKRVLGRDIPVLIQGETGTGKELLARAIHDEGPRRDHNFVAVNCAAIPDGLIESELFGYEDGAFTGARRKGYAGRIMQADGGTLFLDEIGDMPLALQARLLRVLQERNVVPLGSGRATPVDLSIICATHRKLRDLVAQGMFRADLYYRLNGLTVMLPPLRERSDLRALVQRILDSESSIPRGLSIDDEVLELFERHPWPGNMRQLANLLRTAGVMAADDGVIGRPHLPDDFIDEMDHQPADSALAPEGTVGIVAACDLDSLTLRAIRESLSRNDGNVAATARELGISRTTLYRKLKEG